One region of Emys orbicularis isolate rEmyOrb1 chromosome 4, rEmyOrb1.hap1, whole genome shotgun sequence genomic DNA includes:
- the LOC135877858 gene encoding allatostatin-A receptor-like, producing MDFPATTAVVFLAHDSTLNDTAARGTEHSFLGLTVRQLRYVFAAFCSLILLVGLVGNLLMLLVLVEGLQSSSSHISTLTSTLMVNITVSDLLFLLYNVTVLLLTFLQEDWQMGVTICVSSQSLSMWTMFCSFYSMVATSILRYMAVVHPTCSFSTSKVQRLLLCMSMWLLGFFISIPNWLHQRVMAVGDTHYCVLLLTPEQTFLYFLLFGGVAFLPFVLLMLLCYSRIVQSLWCRSTHVVHSSGSTQLNQKATVMILTVVTVFVLMWIPCSVVIYLSATHRLSQTPAAFVASSLAMVLAYSNCSVSPLICFSLSDQFRGSLKKLLFRRGPR from the coding sequence ATGGATTTCCCAGCCACCACAGCCGTTGTCTTCCTTGCCCACGACAGCACCCTGAACGACACCGCTGCACGCGGCACGGAACACAGCTTCCTTGGCTTGACCGTGAGGCAGCTCAGATACGTCTTTGCCGCTTTCTGCAGCCTGATCTTGTTAGTCGGTCTTGTAGGAAACCTGTTGATGCTGCTGGTCCTGGTCGAGGGtctccagagcagcagcagccacatcTCCACCCTGACCAGCACCCTCATGGTCAACATCACCGTCTCTGACCTGCTCTTCCTCCTCTACAACGTCACGGTGTTGCTGCTGACTTTTCTCCAGGAGGACTGGCAGATGGGGGTGACCATCTGTGTCAGCAGCCAGAGCCTCTCCATGTGGACTATGTTCTGCAGCTTTTACAGCATGGTGGCCACATCCATCCTGCGCTACATGGCCGTGGTCCATCCCACCTGCTCCTTCTCCACCAGTAAGGTCCAGAGGCTCCTGCTGTGTATGAGCATGTGGCTTTTGGGCTTCTTCATCTCCATCCCCAACTGGCTGCACCAAAGGGTCATGGCGGTTGGAGACACCCATTACTGCGTGCTCCTCCTGACCCCGGAGCAAACCTTCCTGTACTTCCTCCTCTTCGGGGGCGTTGCCTTTCTCCCCTTTGTGCTGCTGATGCTCCTGTGCTACTCCAGGATTGTCCAGTCCCTCTGGTGCCGGAGCACCCATGTGGTCCATTCGTCAGGGAGCACCCAACTCAACCAGAAGGCCACTGTCATGATACTGACCGTGGTGACGGTCTTTGTACTGATGTGGATACCTTGTTCTGTGGTGATCTACCTCTCTGCCACTCACCGCCTCTCTCAGACGCCTGCGGCTTTCGTGGCCTCTAGTTTGGCCATGGTGCTAGCCTACTCCAACTGCTCCGTGAGCCCCCTCATCTGCTTCTCCCTTTCGGACCAGTTTCGGGGCAGCCTGAAAAAGCTGCTCTTTCGGAGAGGCCCCAGGTGA